The following proteins come from a genomic window of Clupea harengus chromosome 22, Ch_v2.0.2, whole genome shotgun sequence:
- the neurod6b gene encoding neurogenic differentiation factor 6-B, producing the protein MLTIPFEEHDMMCEPPFGASFPRENIGEQRKQDILHPVPDDTSHSETKDTEDENSEREEDERDVCHDDNEHPKRRGPRKKTGRAERVKVRRHEANARERSRMHGLNDALEGLRKVVPCYSKTQKLSKIETLRLAKNYIWALSETLSAGKRPDLLSFVQTLCKGLSQPTTNLVAGCLQLNARNFVTDHNGEVAFSGRPTYDVLYPYQSSDMGTPTSHSTGTIDGTKTFRPYNYQGPYEPFYEGASPEGGSPHFEGPLSPAMNFNGIFSLKHEDPAEYGKNCHYGMRYCGVPTRGALAQNSMYRMSPDNQFPYDLHLRSQSIQDEINAPFHN; encoded by the coding sequence ATGTTGACAATACCATTCGAAGAACACGACATGATGTGCGAGCCTCCTTTTGGTGCCAGTTTTCCTCGTGAGAACATTGGCGAGCAACGGAAACAAGATATCCTCCATCCAGTACCCGATGACACGTCCCATTCCGAGACAAAAGACACAGAGGACGAAAACtcggagagagaagaggacgaaAGGGACGTGTGTCACGACGACAATGAACACCCGAAGAGGAGAGGCCCTCGGAAAAAGACAGGTCGCGCAGAGAGGGTCAAAGTGCGGCGTCATGAAGCCAATGCGCGAGAACGCAGTCGCATGCACGGACTGAACGACGCACTCGAGGGCTTGCGCAAAGTTGTGCCCTGCTACTCCAAAACACAGAAACTGTCTAAAATCGAGACGCTTAGACTGGCGAAGAACTACATTTGGGCCCTGTCGGAGACCTTAAGTGCCGGGAAAAGACCCGATTTGCTTTCCTTTGTCCAAACATTGTGCAAGGGATTGTCACAGCCGACCACCAATTTAGTAGCAGGTTGTCTGCAGCTAAACGCCCGAAATTTTGTCACTGATCACAACGGAGAGGTGGCCTTCTCCGGCAGGCCCACATATGACGTGCTGTACCCTTACCAGAGCTCGGACATGGGCACGCCCACTAGCCACAGCACCGGCACCATAGACGGGACCAAAACATTCCGACCCTATAACTACCAAGGCCCATATGAGCCATTTTATGAGGGCGCGTCTCCCGAGGGCGGGAGTCCACACTTTGAGGGTCCGCTCAGTCCCGCTATGAACTTCAACGGCATCTTTTCACTAAAGCACGAAGATCCGGCCGAATATGGTAAGAACTGCCACTACGGAATGCGATACTGTGGAGTGCCGACTCGTGGAGCACTCGCCCAAAACTCCATGTACAGGATGTCCCCTGACAATCAATTCCCTTATGACCTGCATCTGCGCAGTCAGTCCATCCAAGACGAAATAAATGCGCCTTTTCATAATTAA